A window of the Egibacter rhizosphaerae genome harbors these coding sequences:
- the pucL gene encoding factor-independent urate hydroxylase translates to MSVHLASDRFGKSGVRLATVERDGDRHVFSDLDIDVRLEGDFEAVHTRGDNSPVLTTDTMRGTCYALARHYGARSPATLGSRIAERLLEACPAASHARVDLARLPWERLAVDGAPHTHTFRPGPGGRQLTTIRQPRGQAPTVSAGADGVRVLKTTGSAFDSYIKDEYTTLPETRDRIMATTVAASWGYVDPLVADHAAPEHERLLDEVPATFCARFATHDESESVQHTLYEMGEAALAAHDELTWISFRMPNEHHILADLEPYGLDNPNHVFVVTDRPYGVIEGTIARDGPSAARAEPA, encoded by the coding sequence GTGTCCGTCCACCTGGCATCCGACCGCTTCGGCAAGTCCGGGGTCCGCCTCGCCACCGTCGAGCGCGACGGCGACCGGCATGTCTTCAGCGACCTGGACATCGATGTCCGGCTCGAGGGGGACTTCGAGGCCGTGCACACCCGCGGTGACAACTCGCCGGTGCTAACGACCGACACGATGCGCGGGACGTGTTACGCGCTGGCTCGCCACTACGGCGCGCGGTCGCCGGCGACGCTCGGCTCGCGGATCGCCGAGCGCCTGCTCGAGGCCTGCCCGGCCGCGTCGCACGCACGGGTCGACCTCGCGCGCTTGCCGTGGGAGCGCCTCGCCGTCGACGGCGCGCCACACACCCACACGTTCCGCCCCGGTCCCGGCGGCCGACAGCTCACGACGATCCGCCAGCCACGCGGCCAAGCGCCGACGGTGTCGGCCGGCGCCGACGGGGTGCGGGTGCTCAAGACCACCGGTTCGGCGTTCGACAGCTACATCAAAGACGAGTACACGACGCTGCCCGAGACCCGCGACCGGATCATGGCGACGACGGTCGCGGCCTCGTGGGGCTACGTCGACCCGCTGGTGGCCGACCACGCCGCGCCCGAGCACGAGCGCCTGCTCGACGAGGTCCCGGCGACGTTCTGCGCGCGGTTCGCGACCCACGACGAGAGCGAATCCGTGCAGCACACGCTGTACGAGATGGGCGAGGCAGCGCTCGCCGCCCACGACGAGCTCACGTGGATCTCGTTCCGCATGCCCAACGAGCACCACATCCTCGCCGACCTCGAGCCGTACGGCCTCGACAACCCCAACCACGTGTTCGTCGTCACCGACCGCCCGTACGGGGTCATCGAGGGCACGATCGCGCGCGACGGACCCTCGGCCGCGAGGGCGGAGCCGGCGTGA
- a CDS encoding helix-turn-helix domain-containing protein, whose protein sequence is MVGSEGSVEHEPRGLAPPSGEPVDARGHAAAEAWHPVLVSVAPLVTALDGSLYDGRGTCLLGPDEPGGREIPLVYEGQPVGRVRLPEERRIPPLHDALGQLLDELADRHGGPLDALSRTQKQEVVAELDSRGAFVLRKAVEDVAARLGVSRFTVYNYLAAASGEDGGRTGSGVDGGREAGR, encoded by the coding sequence GTGGTTGGGAGCGAGGGGTCGGTCGAACACGAGCCGCGGGGCCTCGCGCCGCCGTCCGGGGAACCGGTCGACGCGCGCGGCCACGCGGCCGCGGAGGCCTGGCATCCGGTGCTCGTGTCCGTCGCCCCGCTCGTGACCGCGCTCGACGGCAGCCTCTACGACGGTCGGGGCACGTGCCTGCTCGGCCCGGACGAGCCCGGCGGACGCGAGATCCCGCTCGTCTACGAGGGCCAGCCCGTCGGGAGGGTCCGTCTGCCCGAGGAGCGGCGCATCCCTCCGCTCCACGACGCGCTCGGGCAGTTGTTGGACGAGTTGGCCGACCGCCACGGGGGTCCGCTCGACGCACTGTCGCGCACCCAGAAGCAGGAGGTCGTCGCCGAGCTCGACTCCCGTGGCGCGTTCGTGCTGCGCAAGGCCGTGGAGGACGTGGCCGCCAGACTGGGGGTCTCCCGATTCACCGTGTACAACTACCTCGCTGCGGCGAGCGGCGAGGACGGTGGCCGAACCGGCTCGGGGGTCGACGGCGGTCGCGAGGCGGGGCGATGA
- a CDS encoding DUF6986 family protein produces the protein MTARLSDDEVARLLAGVPSAEDAHRRGWPGAPATRQPVEVYYVPGDRVTARTPAELGQEAARLLDAHAPDARALADAVADPRLDGLDGLEVAAQVRARTAAKLAAEPVEDLRIDFEDGYGRRDDGTEDADAERTAAAVAAMSDELGAPPFVGLRVKAFADGLAHRSVATLDRFLGTLLDAAGALPAGFTITFPKIVATDHVRAFVDTLEALEHAHGLPEGRLVFEAQIETTASVLGPDGRVALRDLREAADGRLCGAHLGVYDYSAGLGLPPEEQRIDHPACDLVRHLMVATFAGGEVRISDGSVNAVPAGDSAAEVHHVWARHAAAVRRAFTQGVPQGWDLHPSHLVSRYAAVFTHALAGLDDALDRLARWDAGDAGGGVLDEPATIATIAARVQWAVDCGAATPELVRERTGRAVAPRPATIG, from the coding sequence GTGACCGCGCGCCTGTCCGACGACGAGGTCGCGCGTCTCCTCGCCGGTGTGCCCTCGGCCGAGGACGCCCACCGGCGCGGATGGCCCGGCGCACCGGCCACCCGCCAGCCCGTCGAGGTGTACTACGTGCCCGGGGACCGCGTCACCGCGCGCACCCCGGCCGAACTCGGGCAGGAGGCGGCGCGCCTGCTGGACGCGCACGCGCCCGACGCCCGCGCCTTGGCCGACGCGGTGGCCGATCCGCGGCTCGACGGACTCGACGGGCTCGAGGTCGCCGCGCAGGTACGCGCACGCACCGCCGCGAAGCTCGCGGCCGAGCCCGTCGAGGACCTGCGCATCGACTTCGAGGACGGCTACGGCCGCCGGGACGACGGGACCGAGGACGCCGACGCCGAGCGGACCGCGGCCGCGGTCGCCGCCATGAGCGACGAGCTCGGCGCGCCGCCGTTCGTGGGGCTGCGCGTGAAGGCGTTCGCCGACGGACTCGCCCACCGGAGCGTCGCGACACTCGACCGGTTCCTCGGCACGCTCCTCGACGCCGCGGGCGCACTGCCGGCCGGGTTCACGATCACCTTCCCGAAGATCGTGGCGACCGACCACGTCCGCGCGTTCGTGGACACGCTCGAGGCGCTCGAGCACGCGCACGGGCTGCCCGAAGGGCGCTTGGTGTTCGAGGCCCAGATCGAGACCACGGCCTCGGTGCTCGGCCCGGACGGACGCGTCGCGCTGCGCGACCTGCGGGAGGCCGCCGACGGGCGATTGTGCGGCGCGCACCTCGGTGTCTACGACTACAGCGCCGGGCTGGGGCTACCCCCCGAGGAGCAGCGCATCGACCACCCCGCCTGCGACCTCGTGCGCCACCTCATGGTCGCGACGTTCGCGGGCGGCGAGGTGCGCATCTCGGACGGCTCGGTGAACGCCGTGCCCGCCGGCGACAGCGCCGCCGAGGTCCACCACGTCTGGGCGCGGCACGCCGCCGCGGTGCGCCGCGCGTTCACGCAGGGGGTGCCGCAGGGCTGGGATCTGCACCCCTCGCACCTCGTGAGCCGGTACGCGGCGGTGTTCACCCACGCGCTCGCGGGCCTGGACGACGCGCTCGATCGGCTCGCGCGGTGGGACGCGGGGGACGCGGGGGGCGGGGTCCTCGACGAGCCCGCGACCATCGCGACCATCGCCGCACGGGTGCAGTGGGCGGTCGACTGCGGTGCGGCAACACCGGAGCTGGTCCGCGAGCGCACGGGCCGTGCGGTCGCACCGCGGCCGGCGACCATCGGGTAG
- the allB gene encoding allantoinase AllB, protein MSDLRDDPDRPLVLVSRRVVTPERVEPAAVIVTGGRIDRVTAHPEQEGTGQAGMGQEGTGQSDTARLPASAEVVDLGDLAVLPGLVDSHVHVNEPGRTHWEGFATATRAAAAGGISTLVDMPLNSLPPTTDPAALAEKRAAAGPQAHVDVAFWGGLVPGSEERLAELRDAGVRGVKAFLCDSGVPEYGCFAPGDAERLLAATAEVGLPLLVHAEDPVTLDRASREVVAGDPDPRRHRTWLDTRPAEAEIVAVRALVDAARRTGGHVHVLHVSAAEAAELIAAARGDGVPVTAETCPHYLTLAAEDVPHGATIHKCAPPIRDAANAERLWRHLAAGDLDAVVSDHSPSSPDEKAVEAGDFMAAWGGIASLQLGLPVVWTAARERGHDLADLARWMAAEPARLAGLDRKGAISPGHDADLTIVDPDEPWTIDAARLEHRHPLTPYADRRVTGAVRRVYLRGRLIARDGAPLDVPQGRLLPDPAGDADAAPPTAPFLARDPS, encoded by the coding sequence ATGAGCGACCTCCGCGACGATCCCGACCGACCGCTCGTCCTCGTGAGCCGTCGGGTCGTCACGCCCGAGCGCGTGGAGCCGGCCGCCGTCATCGTGACCGGCGGGCGGATCGATCGGGTCACGGCGCATCCAGAGCAGGAGGGCACGGGGCAGGCAGGCATGGGGCAGGAGGGCACGGGGCAGTCAGACACGGCCCGCCTGCCGGCATCCGCCGAGGTCGTCGACCTCGGGGACCTCGCCGTGCTGCCCGGCCTGGTGGACAGCCACGTGCACGTGAACGAACCCGGCCGCACGCACTGGGAGGGCTTCGCCACCGCCACGCGAGCCGCGGCCGCCGGCGGCATCTCGACGCTCGTGGACATGCCCCTGAACAGTCTCCCGCCCACCACGGACCCCGCGGCGCTGGCCGAGAAGCGCGCCGCCGCCGGGCCGCAGGCACACGTCGACGTCGCGTTCTGGGGCGGGCTCGTGCCGGGATCCGAGGAGCGACTCGCCGAACTTCGGGACGCCGGCGTACGGGGCGTCAAGGCGTTCCTGTGCGACAGCGGCGTGCCGGAGTACGGGTGCTTCGCGCCCGGCGACGCCGAACGGCTGCTCGCTGCCACGGCGGAGGTCGGCCTGCCGCTGCTCGTCCACGCCGAGGATCCCGTCACCCTCGACCGCGCGTCGCGGGAGGTCGTCGCCGGCGACCCCGACCCGCGCCGCCATCGCACCTGGCTCGACACGCGGCCGGCCGAGGCCGAGATCGTCGCCGTGCGCGCGCTCGTCGACGCCGCCCGCCGGACCGGTGGCCACGTCCACGTGCTGCACGTGTCCGCGGCGGAAGCGGCCGAGCTGATCGCCGCCGCCCGCGGCGACGGGGTGCCGGTCACCGCCGAGACCTGCCCGCACTACCTCACGCTGGCCGCCGAGGACGTGCCGCACGGGGCCACGATCCACAAGTGCGCCCCGCCGATCCGTGACGCGGCCAACGCCGAGCGGCTCTGGCGGCACCTCGCGGCGGGCGACCTCGATGCGGTGGTCAGCGATCACTCGCCCTCCTCACCGGACGAGAAGGCGGTGGAGGCGGGCGACTTCATGGCCGCATGGGGCGGCATCGCCTCCCTGCAGCTCGGGCTCCCCGTCGTGTGGACCGCCGCCCGAGAGCGCGGCCACGACCTCGCCGACCTCGCCCGGTGGATGGCGGCCGAGCCCGCACGACTCGCCGGCCTCGACCGCAAGGGCGCGATCTCCCCCGGCCACGACGCCGACCTCACGATCGTCGATCCCGACGAGCCCTGGACGATCGACGCCGCTCGGCTCGAGCACCGCCACCCCCTCACCCCGTACGCGGACCGCCGCGTGACCGGCGCGGTCCGCCGCGTCTACCTGCGCGGGCGCCTGATCGCCCGTGACGGGGCTCCACTGGATGTCCCGCAGGGGCGGCTCCTTCCCGATCCGGCCGGCGACGCCGATGCGGCGCCGCCGACCGCGCCTTTCCTGGCCCGCGACCCCTCATGA
- the alc gene encoding allantoicase translates to MTDDAPPLPDLAARRLGGLVVDGSDDFFAPKERLLDPRPPRFDPDAYTERGKVMDGWESRRRRSGPDDWCIVRLGVPGVIETALVDTTHFTGNHPAAVTLEGCAVTGGTPGPDADWFPLLEHVPVSGDTAQRLPVETLRRVTHVRFTIHPDGGVARLRLHGQPLPDLVAAAWGGGRLDLAAATNGGHPLTTSDARFSSPENLIAPGLPHDMRDGWETRRRRGDLDAEDWAVLALATTGIVERVELDTTHFVGNYPARAAVDVAHAPELLPPAADGRALRPPPEEAWTEILAPRPLEAHQRHGFAVTDVPPATHLRLRINPDGGVARLRALGPVTEDGWRRAGLARLNALEPSRAEAALRACCASTTWARAVAARRPFTDPEALAEAADEAWWACGPDDWLEAFAAHPRIGERTRAPWSQAEQAGAASASDDTIAALEEGNRTYEEQFGHVFLIRAAGRSADEMLAQLRERLANDPETELRVAAGEQAEITRLRLDRLLVEGPPLADHADHDHRT, encoded by the coding sequence ATGACCGACGACGCGCCTCCCTTGCCCGACCTCGCGGCCCGCCGCCTCGGCGGGCTCGTCGTCGACGGCAGCGACGACTTCTTCGCCCCCAAGGAGCGCCTGCTCGACCCACGCCCGCCGCGCTTCGACCCGGACGCCTACACCGAGCGCGGCAAGGTGATGGACGGCTGGGAGAGCCGTCGTCGGCGCTCGGGCCCGGACGACTGGTGCATCGTCCGCCTCGGAGTGCCGGGCGTGATCGAGACGGCGCTGGTCGACACCACGCACTTCACCGGCAACCATCCCGCCGCGGTCACGCTCGAGGGCTGCGCGGTCACCGGCGGCACGCCCGGCCCGGACGCCGACTGGTTCCCACTGCTCGAGCACGTCCCGGTCAGCGGCGACACCGCTCAGCGCCTCCCGGTCGAGACGCTGCGCAGGGTCACCCACGTGCGGTTCACGATCCACCCCGACGGCGGCGTCGCGCGGCTCCGCCTCCACGGCCAGCCGCTGCCCGATCTCGTGGCCGCGGCGTGGGGCGGTGGGCGGCTCGACCTCGCCGCCGCCACCAACGGGGGCCACCCGCTGACGACGAGCGACGCGCGCTTCTCCTCCCCCGAGAACCTCATCGCGCCCGGACTGCCGCACGACATGCGCGACGGGTGGGAGACCCGCCGCCGACGCGGCGATCTCGACGCGGAGGACTGGGCCGTCCTGGCTCTGGCGACCACGGGGATCGTCGAGCGTGTCGAGCTCGACACGACCCACTTCGTCGGCAACTACCCGGCCCGCGCCGCCGTGGACGTCGCCCACGCCCCCGAGCTGCTGCCGCCCGCCGCGGACGGTCGGGCCCTGCGCCCTCCGCCGGAGGAGGCGTGGACCGAGATCCTCGCCCCGCGCCCGCTGGAGGCGCACCAGCGGCACGGGTTCGCCGTCACCGACGTGCCGCCCGCGACCCACCTGCGGTTGCGCATCAACCCCGACGGTGGCGTCGCGCGCCTGCGGGCCCTCGGACCGGTCACCGAGGACGGCTGGCGGCGCGCGGGGCTCGCCCGACTGAACGCGCTGGAGCCGTCACGGGCCGAAGCCGCGCTGCGGGCCTGCTGTGCGTCAACGACGTGGGCGCGGGCCGTTGCCGCGCGACGCCCGTTCACGGACCCCGAGGCGCTCGCCGAGGCCGCCGATGAAGCCTGGTGGGCGTGCGGGCCCGACGACTGGCTCGAGGCCTTCGCGGCGCACCCGCGCATCGGCGAGCGCACGCGAGCGCCGTGGTCCCAGGCCGAGCAGGCCGGCGCAGCCTCCGCCAGCGACGACACGATCGCCGCGCTCGAGGAGGGCAACCGCACCTACGAGGAGCAGTTCGGCCACGTGTTCCTCATCCGCGCGGCGGGGCGCTCGGCCGACGAGATGCTCGCCCAGCTGCGCGAGCGGCTCGCCAACGACCCCGAGACCGAGCTGCGCGTCGCGGCCGGAGAGCAGGCCGAGATCACGCGGCTGCGCCTCGACCGGCTACTGGTCGAGGGCCCGCCGCTCGCCGACCACGCCGACCACGACCACCGCACGTAG
- the uraH gene encoding hydroxyisourate hydrolase, whose protein sequence is MSLSTHVLDTARGRPAPGLQVTCERRDGDGWQHLTTRETNDDGRIGDLLGREELTAGVHRLTFATGAWAAAHGRETFWPEVTVTFEIAAPDEHHHVPLLLSPFGYSTYRGS, encoded by the coding sequence TTGAGCCTGTCCACCCACGTCCTCGACACCGCCCGCGGCCGCCCAGCGCCCGGGCTGCAGGTGACCTGCGAGCGCCGTGACGGCGACGGCTGGCAGCATCTCACCACCCGCGAGACCAACGACGACGGCCGCATCGGCGACCTCCTCGGCCGCGAGGAGCTCACCGCCGGCGTGCATCGCCTCACCTTCGCCACGGGCGCGTGGGCGGCCGCGCACGGCCGCGAGACGTTCTGGCCCGAGGTGACCGTCACGTTCGAGATCGCCGCGCCCGACGAGCACCACCACGTCCCGCTACTGCTGAGCCCCTTCGGCTACAGCACCTATCGAGGGAGCTAA